From a region of the uncultured Draconibacterium sp. genome:
- a CDS encoding PAS domain-containing sensor histidine kinase — MLKRIYKILAEKFWAAKTDNEKRQLFQLLFFWGVAGVLSLFFSIRELILSAPKSDLVGYLLLLSGSILAIVCTFNAKKNCATNVIFSLPIFIYAFYISDLTQHAPLIETVHLSLWWLMAGLVFLYYFSMMEFRVILYFFVSLALICFQLFKAGHLSDAFSYFDPFASNPILIFTAFFLVTFYLRKKLITNIEVLTEEIDSKNEAINRVLQNSSFLIARLRAERDEDGNITSLVVEKINNAFEAAFKRNLYEVQEQEAEYVFDLIFKGRFDVNKTVLFNKKNVTEFYSNDLDKWYKISVLNPSYNSYYLVFEDISKIKKQIADLEASKRRYKVLLEAIPDIFFVIDKDGIYEDFVIKEGDLFKIEDSNIIGSSIFNAGFPDKMANKIYSCIQHCIKNDSIESIEYSLNTPNGTFMFEMRLAKLNANAVISVARDITKRKTAEFGLEKALVKAEESDRLKSAFLANLSHEIRTPMNIITNFTRMLADDSLDGLERLQLTDAITQNGQQLLNMIDNTIHLAKIETENIPVHTSFSKINPLLRDIYNAYFAELPDSKDIRISLKTDVATPEFGFSTDHQLLKEVMTILVDNAVKYTLTGQVTFGFEMVRNDFVKFYVADTGIGIPEEDYEHIFSRFYRVQNSINQSTSGSGIGLPIAQHYVTLLGGELEFESKVDKGSNFWFTLPFNEGRGYMKIVN; from the coding sequence TTGTTAAAAAGGATATATAAAATATTAGCAGAAAAATTCTGGGCTGCTAAAACTGATAATGAAAAAAGGCAGCTTTTTCAGCTTCTATTCTTTTGGGGAGTTGCAGGGGTACTGTCGCTATTTTTCTCCATTCGGGAATTAATACTTTCAGCCCCCAAAAGCGACCTGGTGGGTTATCTTCTTCTTTTATCGGGTTCAATTTTAGCCATAGTATGCACCTTTAATGCAAAAAAGAATTGTGCCACCAATGTTATTTTTTCGTTACCCATATTTATTTACGCCTTTTATATCTCGGACTTAACGCAACATGCACCATTAATTGAAACAGTACATCTTTCGTTATGGTGGCTAATGGCCGGACTGGTTTTTCTGTATTATTTCTCGATGATGGAATTTCGGGTTATCCTTTACTTTTTTGTGTCGCTGGCGCTCATTTGTTTCCAGCTGTTCAAAGCCGGACATTTAAGCGATGCATTTAGCTATTTCGACCCTTTTGCCAGCAACCCCATTTTAATATTCACAGCCTTTTTCCTGGTAACATTCTATCTCCGTAAAAAACTGATTACAAACATCGAAGTTCTGACAGAGGAAATTGACTCCAAAAACGAAGCAATTAACCGCGTTTTACAAAACTCATCGTTTCTTATTGCGCGACTACGTGCAGAACGGGACGAAGACGGAAATATCACCAGCCTGGTGGTTGAAAAAATAAACAATGCATTTGAAGCGGCTTTTAAACGCAATTTATATGAAGTACAGGAGCAGGAAGCAGAATACGTATTCGACCTTATTTTTAAAGGCCGGTTTGATGTAAACAAAACCGTTCTTTTCAATAAAAAGAATGTAACTGAGTTTTATTCGAATGACCTCGACAAATGGTACAAAATTAGTGTATTAAATCCTTCGTATAATTCGTACTACCTGGTTTTTGAAGACATTAGTAAAATCAAAAAGCAGATTGCAGATCTTGAAGCCAGCAAACGACGTTACAAAGTACTACTTGAAGCGATTCCTGATATTTTCTTTGTAATTGATAAAGATGGTATTTACGAAGACTTTGTAATTAAGGAAGGCGACCTGTTTAAGATTGAAGACTCGAATATTATTGGCAGCTCTATTTTTAACGCCGGGTTCCCGGATAAAATGGCAAATAAAATCTATTCTTGCATTCAGCACTGTATTAAAAACGACTCGATTGAAAGTATTGAATACTCCTTAAATACACCCAACGGAACATTTATGTTCGAAATGCGCCTGGCCAAACTAAATGCCAATGCTGTAATTTCGGTAGCACGCGATATTACCAAACGCAAGACAGCTGAATTCGGTCTGGAAAAAGCGCTCGTTAAAGCGGAAGAATCGGATCGGTTAAAATCAGCTTTCCTCGCCAATCTGTCGCACGAGATTCGTACACCAATGAACATCATCACCAACTTTACGCGCATGTTGGCCGATGATTCGCTTGATGGATTGGAACGCCTGCAACTTACCGATGCCATCACACAAAACGGTCAGCAGTTACTGAATATGATCGACAATACGATTCACCTTGCAAAAATTGAAACCGAGAATATTCCGGTCCATACCTCTTTCAGCAAAATAAATCCACTGCTTCGCGATATTTACAATGCCTATTTTGCTGAACTCCCGGATAGCAAGGATATTCGTATAAGCTTAAAAACAGACGTTGCTACCCCGGAATTTGGCTTTTCAACCGATCATCAACTGCTTAAAGAGGTGATGACGATTTTGGTGGATAACGCAGTAAAATACACCTTAACCGGACAGGTTACTTTTGGTTTTGAGATGGTACGGAATGATTTTGTGAAATTTTATGTTGCCGATACCGGAATTGGTATACCCGAGGAAGATTATGAACACATCTTTAGCCGTTTTTACCGGGTACAGAATTCGATAAACCAGTCTACTTCTGGTTCCGGAATTGGATTACCAATCGCCCAGCATTACGTTACGCTATTGGGCGGAGAGCTGGAATTTGAATCGAAAGTGGATAAAGGAAGTAATTTCTGGTTTACATTACCTTTTAATGAAGGCCGCGGCTACATGAAAATCGTTAACTAG
- a CDS encoding DUF5103 domain-containing protein: MKTVFLTTIFFLVLSAVATGQDENFYYENAINRENIKTVQAHRNGFELSNPIMGLNENMTLIFKFDDLSEGVKDYYYTVVHCDGDWNESFISQDEYIDGFIDNPVDDYAMSFNTTFSYVNYRIELPNDQMRFKLSGNYVLVVYEDQDKEKVVLTKRFHIYENAVRIEGTVRRATIDAFKGTNHEVDFKIFHPNLSILNPREEVKVVIMQNSRWDNAIRDLKPLYIRDQVLDYDYNRENVFAAGNEFRYFDNRTNRMNGENVIATDFHRPYFHKTVKIDEVRANKPFFSYEEMNGMYAIQSQDQEVRDYDTECDYTFVHFTLPLEAPLLGGSVNVFGALSNWNANKSNEMTYNFERGEYELTLLLKQGYYNYIYVYVPQGSKVADHTNIEGSFWETNNDYQILVYYRDLAGRYDRLVGFRQLNSVLNRY; the protein is encoded by the coding sequence ATGAAAACCGTTTTTTTAACCACCATATTTTTTCTGGTTTTAAGTGCCGTGGCAACGGGGCAGGATGAGAATTTTTATTACGAAAATGCCATTAACCGTGAGAACATAAAAACAGTGCAAGCACACCGGAATGGTTTCGAACTCTCGAACCCGATAATGGGATTGAACGAAAACATGACATTGATTTTTAAATTCGACGATCTTTCGGAAGGAGTTAAAGATTACTACTACACCGTGGTTCATTGCGATGGCGACTGGAACGAGAGTTTTATTTCGCAGGACGAATACATCGATGGTTTTATTGATAATCCGGTTGATGATTATGCTATGTCGTTTAACACCACCTTTAGCTATGTAAATTATCGTATTGAATTACCCAACGATCAAATGCGCTTTAAACTGTCGGGAAATTACGTTCTGGTAGTCTACGAAGATCAGGATAAAGAAAAGGTGGTCTTAACGAAACGTTTTCATATATACGAAAATGCGGTACGTATTGAAGGAACCGTGCGGCGTGCAACAATCGATGCATTTAAAGGCACCAACCACGAGGTGGATTTTAAAATTTTCCATCCCAATCTATCGATCTTAAATCCACGAGAAGAAGTGAAGGTGGTAATTATGCAGAATAGCCGTTGGGATAATGCTATTCGTGATTTAAAGCCACTGTACATTCGCGACCAGGTTTTGGATTACGATTATAACCGCGAAAATGTGTTTGCGGCAGGTAACGAGTTTCGGTATTTCGACAACCGAACCAACCGGATGAATGGAGAGAATGTAATTGCAACCGATTTTCACCGGCCATATTTTCATAAAACAGTAAAAATTGATGAGGTACGCGCCAATAAACCGTTTTTCTCGTACGAAGAAATGAACGGGATGTACGCCATCCAAAGCCAGGACCAGGAGGTGCGTGATTATGATACCGAGTGTGATTATACCTTCGTGCATTTTACATTGCCATTGGAGGCGCCTTTGCTTGGCGGATCGGTAAATGTATTTGGCGCACTAAGCAACTGGAATGCCAACAAAAGCAACGAAATGACCTATAATTTCGAGCGCGGAGAATATGAGCTTACGTTGTTGCTCAAACAGGGATATTATAATTATATCTACGTTTATGTTCCGCAGGGATCAAAAGTTGCCGACCATACCAACATTGAAGGCAGTTTTTGGGAAACCAATAACGATTATCAGATTTTGGTGTATTACCGTGATTTAGCCGGCCGTTACGACAGGTTAGTTGGATTCCGGCAATTAAACTCTGTTTTAAACAGGTATTAA
- a CDS encoding Na(+)-translocating NADH-quinone reductase subunit A, whose product MSEVVKLRKGLNIKLKGSAEKALDKLPVPATVALKPTDFPGLTPKLSVKVDAEVKAGDALFYDKYHPEILFTAPLGGKVVSINRGERRKILEVVIATDEKVGSAEFKKADPSSLSAEEVKEQILKSGIWPFIKKRPYGIIANPEEKPKAIYISTFDTAPLAPDYNFVIDGQRDTFQTGVNALAQLTEGKVNLGVSKDSAFTSLKNVVVNTFEGPHPAGNVGIQIANTSPINKGEVVWTISVQDVLFIGRLFETGKVDFTKTVALTGSEVKAPKYYQTTVGAPMATLVEGKLVDADYKQRIISGNVLTGTKVTEKSFLGFYDSQISVIPEGDEYEFIGWADPGFNKFSATKAYFGKLFPKKEYTMNANIHGGERAFVLSNQYEKLVPMDILPVFLLKAILVNDIDKMENFGIYEVIEEDFALCEYACTSKIEVQKILREGINTMIKELG is encoded by the coding sequence ATGTCAGAAGTAGTTAAGTTAAGGAAAGGGCTTAATATAAAGCTAAAAGGAAGTGCAGAAAAGGCACTTGACAAATTGCCGGTTCCGGCAACAGTAGCTCTGAAACCCACCGATTTTCCGGGACTTACTCCAAAACTTAGTGTAAAAGTTGACGCCGAGGTTAAAGCCGGCGACGCTTTGTTCTACGACAAATATCATCCTGAAATCTTATTTACAGCTCCTCTTGGAGGAAAAGTAGTATCGATTAACCGTGGTGAGCGTCGTAAAATTTTGGAAGTAGTTATTGCAACCGACGAGAAAGTTGGTTCAGCCGAATTTAAGAAAGCTGACCCATCGAGCTTATCGGCGGAAGAGGTGAAGGAACAAATTTTGAAAAGTGGTATATGGCCGTTTATCAAAAAGCGTCCGTACGGTATTATCGCCAACCCGGAGGAGAAACCGAAAGCCATTTATATTTCAACATTCGACACGGCTCCATTGGCTCCCGATTACAATTTTGTTATCGATGGTCAACGGGACACCTTCCAAACCGGTGTTAACGCATTGGCTCAGCTTACCGAAGGAAAAGTAAATCTTGGAGTTTCAAAGGATTCGGCTTTTACATCGCTAAAAAATGTTGTAGTTAATACGTTTGAGGGACCACACCCTGCTGGTAACGTTGGTATTCAAATTGCCAATACATCTCCAATAAACAAAGGCGAAGTGGTTTGGACCATCAGTGTACAGGATGTACTGTTCATTGGTCGCCTGTTCGAAACCGGCAAAGTTGATTTTACAAAAACTGTTGCTTTAACCGGATCAGAAGTTAAAGCTCCAAAATATTACCAAACAACTGTAGGTGCCCCAATGGCTACCTTGGTTGAAGGCAAATTGGTTGACGCCGACTACAAACAGCGTATTATCAGCGGCAACGTACTTACCGGAACCAAAGTAACTGAAAAAAGCTTCCTTGGTTTTTACGATTCGCAGATCAGTGTAATTCCTGAAGGCGACGAGTATGAATTTATAGGCTGGGCCGATCCCGGTTTTAATAAATTCAGTGCAACCAAAGCTTATTTCGGAAAATTGTTCCCAAAAAAAGAGTATACAATGAATGCCAATATTCATGGTGGTGAACGCGCATTTGTTTTGTCGAACCAATACGAAAAACTGGTTCCGATGGATATTCTTCCGGTATTCCTGCTTAAAGCTATTCTGGTAAACGATATCGACAAAATGGAAAACTTTGGTATTTATGAAGTGATAGAAGAAGACTTCGCCTTGTGTGAATACGCCTGTACTTCAAAAATCGAGGTTCAGAAAATTTTGCGCGAGGGAATTAACACCATGATCAAAGAGCTTGGTTAA
- a CDS encoding NADH:ubiquinone reductase (Na(+)-transporting) subunit B, which translates to MKFIKNFFERTEPLVQKGGKYHWLQSVHDGFFTFLYTPKTTSKTGTHIHDYIDLKRTMSIVVLSVVPALLFGMYNVGVQHFKAIGELASTGFFEIFLFGLIKVLPIVIVSYGVGLGIEFVFAQLRGHEIQEGFLVSGMLIPLIMPVNTPLWMIAVATAFAVILGKEVFGGTGMNIWNPALVARAFLFFAYPAQMSGESVWIALKDTDKVIDGFSGATPMADAAAGHLNYSVADAFFGFIPGSIGETSTLAILIGAVFLIITGIGSWKIMVSTIAGGAVMGLILNAVSGSAGLSPEVATYFAMPFWHHLILGGFMFGAIFMATDPVSASQTEKGKWIYGFLIGILAIIIRVINPAFPEGMMLAILLMNTFAPLIDHYVVAGHVKRRIKRAKVSA; encoded by the coding sequence ATGAAATTCATAAAAAACTTTTTTGAAAGAACAGAACCGCTGGTTCAGAAAGGAGGCAAATACCATTGGCTCCAATCGGTACACGACGGATTCTTTACATTTTTATACACGCCAAAAACCACGTCGAAAACGGGTACGCACATTCACGATTACATCGATTTGAAACGTACCATGTCGATTGTTGTTTTATCCGTGGTTCCGGCTTTGTTGTTCGGAATGTACAACGTAGGAGTGCAACACTTTAAAGCCATTGGCGAATTGGCCTCTACAGGATTTTTTGAAATCTTCCTGTTTGGTTTAATTAAAGTACTTCCAATCGTTATCGTATCATATGGAGTAGGTTTAGGTATCGAATTCGTTTTCGCTCAATTGCGCGGACACGAAATTCAGGAAGGCTTCCTGGTATCGGGTATGCTTATTCCGCTTATTATGCCTGTAAATACCCCGCTTTGGATGATTGCAGTAGCAACAGCTTTTGCCGTTATTCTTGGGAAAGAGGTATTTGGCGGTACCGGAATGAACATCTGGAACCCGGCGCTTGTAGCACGTGCTTTCCTTTTCTTTGCTTATCCGGCGCAAATGTCGGGCGAATCGGTTTGGATCGCATTAAAAGATACTGATAAAGTAATTGACGGTTTCTCCGGAGCAACTCCAATGGCTGATGCAGCTGCAGGTCACTTAAACTACAGTGTTGCCGATGCATTCTTTGGTTTTATTCCGGGATCGATCGGTGAAACATCAACGCTGGCCATTCTTATCGGAGCTGTATTTTTGATCATTACCGGAATCGGAAGCTGGAAAATTATGGTTTCAACTATTGCGGGTGGAGCAGTTATGGGACTTATCCTGAACGCTGTTTCCGGCAGTGCAGGTTTATCTCCTGAAGTTGCTACCTACTTTGCAATGCCTTTCTGGCATCACTTAATTTTAGGTGGTTTTATGTTTGGTGCCATTTTTATGGCAACCGATCCTGTTTCGGCATCGCAAACCGAAAAAGGAAAGTGGATCTACGGATTCCTGATCGGTATTCTGGCTATTATTATCCGTGTTATCAACCCGGCCTTCCCTGAAGGAATGATGTTAGCTATTCTGCTGATGAATACATTTGCTCCGCTTATCGACCACTACGTTGTAGCCGGTCATGTTAAGAGAAGAATTAAACGTGCAAAAGTTTCTGCATAA
- the nqrC gene encoding NADH:ubiquinone reductase (Na(+)-transporting) subunit C has protein sequence MDRNSNTYTFLYAAIMVIIVAAVLASVSMALKPAQKKNVEIEKKQNILASVNIESTAETAEAIYADQIVDEYLVNTKGEKVDGNAFTTDLKKERAKSFEEMVLPVFVCDTEDGRKYVLPVYGAGLWGPIWGYVSVSDDMNTIFGANFDHEGETPGLGAEISTSAFEVQFKGKKIFDNSGEMVSILVAKTGQMAPEEHKVDGISGGTITSKGLEAMLKDDFTGYEAFLNKNKN, from the coding sequence ATGGACAGAAATAGTAATACTTACACATTTTTATATGCAGCCATTATGGTAATTATTGTGGCTGCCGTTCTTGCTTCGGTTTCAATGGCATTAAAGCCTGCGCAGAAAAAGAACGTAGAGATAGAGAAAAAACAAAATATCCTGGCATCGGTAAATATTGAAAGTACAGCGGAAACTGCAGAAGCTATCTACGCCGATCAAATTGTTGACGAGTATCTTGTAAATACAAAAGGTGAAAAAGTTGATGGAAATGCTTTCACAACCGACCTGAAAAAGGAACGTGCTAAAAGTTTCGAAGAAATGGTGCTTCCGGTATTTGTTTGCGATACAGAAGACGGAAGAAAATATGTACTCCCGGTATACGGTGCCGGTCTTTGGGGACCTATTTGGGGTTACGTTTCGGTTAGCGACGATATGAATACTATTTTCGGTGCAAATTTCGATCACGAAGGTGAAACTCCGGGATTAGGTGCTGAGATTTCAACTTCAGCCTTTGAAGTACAATTTAAAGGAAAAAAGATCTTTGATAATTCAGGAGAAATGGTTTCTATCCTGGTTGCAAAAACCGGCCAGATGGCACCGGAAGAACATAAGGTTGACGGAATCTCCGGTGGAACAATTACAAGTAAAGGTTTGGAAGCAATGTTGAAAGACGACTTTACAGGATATGAAGCATTCTTAAACAAGAATAAAAATTAA
- a CDS encoding NADH:ubiquinone reductase (Na(+)-transporting) subunit D, giving the protein MSEPLFSKKNLKLLSDPINDSNPITVQVLGICSALAVTAQLKPSIVMALSVTAVLAFANVIVSLLRNTIPNRIRIIVQLVVIAALVILVDQVLRAYVYDVSKQLSVFVGLIITNCIIMGRLEAFALGNRPWQSFLDGIGNAAGYGFILIIVGFFRELLGSGSLLGFKVIPDSWYISNGGFYENNGLMVLSPMALIVVGVIIWVQRSRNTKLIED; this is encoded by the coding sequence ATGAGCGAACCATTATTTTCAAAGAAAAATTTAAAATTACTGTCGGACCCGATAAATGACAGTAACCCGATTACCGTGCAGGTTTTGGGTATTTGCTCAGCGCTGGCTGTTACTGCACAACTTAAGCCATCAATTGTTATGGCACTTTCGGTAACTGCTGTATTAGCATTTGCAAACGTTATTGTTTCCTTATTACGAAATACAATTCCTAACCGTATCCGCATTATTGTTCAGCTGGTAGTAATTGCTGCCCTGGTAATTTTGGTCGATCAGGTACTTCGAGCTTACGTTTACGATGTTAGTAAGCAGCTCTCTGTATTTGTTGGATTAATTATAACCAACTGTATTATTATGGGACGTTTAGAGGCTTTTGCGTTGGGTAACCGCCCATGGCAATCGTTCTTGGACGGAATTGGAAACGCTGCCGGTTATGGTTTTATACTTATTATCGTTGGTTTTTTCCGCGAACTTTTAGGTTCCGGTTCACTACTAGGTTTTAAAGTAATTCCTGATAGCTGGTACATTAGTAACGGTGGTTTTTACGAAAACAACGGATTGATGGTACTTTCTCCAATGGCACTTATTGTTGTTGGTGTAATTATCTGGGTTCAGCGTAGCCGTAACACTAAACTAATTGAAGATTAA
- the nqrE gene encoding NADH:ubiquinone reductase (Na(+)-transporting) subunit E, translating to MENLINIFVKSIFIENMVFAYFFGMCSYLAVSKKVSTAAGLGIAVVFVLGITVPVNYLLEKFVLNEGALVWLGEGFANVDLSFLRFIMFIAIIASMVQLVEMIVEKFAPVLYNQLGIFLPLIAVNCAILGGSLFLQQKAFINVGEATVYGLGSGVGWLLAIVGIAAIREKIEYSQIPGPLRGLGITFIVTGLMGLAFMGFGGIKL from the coding sequence ATGGAAAATCTGATTAATATATTTGTTAAGTCAATTTTTATTGAAAACATGGTATTTGCGTACTTCTTCGGAATGTGCTCATATCTGGCTGTTTCGAAAAAAGTAAGTACTGCGGCCGGTTTAGGTATTGCTGTAGTTTTTGTGTTAGGAATTACGGTACCGGTTAACTACCTGTTAGAGAAATTTGTATTAAATGAAGGTGCTTTGGTTTGGTTAGGCGAAGGATTTGCCAATGTTGACCTAAGCTTCTTACGCTTTATCATGTTTATTGCCATCATTGCATCAATGGTTCAATTGGTGGAGATGATTGTGGAGAAATTTGCTCCTGTGCTGTACAACCAGCTGGGTATTTTCCTTCCGCTTATTGCAGTAAACTGTGCTATTCTTGGAGGATCGTTATTCCTTCAGCAAAAAGCCTTTATTAACGTTGGCGAAGCTACCGTTTACGGTTTGGGTTCGGGCGTTGGCTGGTTGCTGGCAATCGTTGGTATTGCTGCTATCAGGGAAAAGATCGAATACTCACAAATACCTGGCCCGCTTCGAGGACTTGGAATTACATTTATTGTAACCGGTTTAATGGGATTGGCATTTATGGGATTCGGCGGAATTAAATTGTAG
- the nqrF gene encoding NADH:ubiquinone reductase (Na(+)-transporting) subunit F gives MILLSAQSTVIITSVVFFLSVIILLVALLLFAKKKLTPSGIVKISINKGDLEVETEPGSTLLSTLGENKILLPSACGGGGTCAMCRCQVENGGGSILPTETGYFTRKEQNDNWRLACQVKVKEDMEIKIPQEVLGVKKWECEVVSNHNVATFIKEFVVKLPEGENLDFKSGGYIQIDVPKIDVNFKDMDIEEEYREEWEKFGMFDLVMKNPEPTFRAYSMANHPAEGNIVMLNIRIATPPWDRANNGFKKVNPGICSSYIFNLKPGDKVTVSGPYGEFFLKDNDSEMMFVGGGAGMAPMRSHLFHLFHTLKESEKKVTFWYGARSWKEVFYYDQFRDIEKNFPNFEFHLALDREDPEADKAGVTYKTGFVHQVIHDNYLSQHEEPEEIDFYMCGPPMMNDAVQKMLYDLGVPDENVLFDDFGS, from the coding sequence ATGATATTATTGTCAGCACAATCAACTGTAATTATTACCAGTGTTGTTTTCTTCCTGAGTGTAATTATTCTGTTGGTGGCCTTACTTTTGTTCGCCAAAAAGAAACTTACTCCGTCAGGAATTGTAAAAATTAGCATTAACAAGGGCGACCTGGAAGTTGAAACAGAACCAGGAAGTACACTGCTATCAACACTTGGTGAAAATAAAATTCTTCTTCCATCAGCATGTGGTGGTGGTGGAACCTGTGCCATGTGTCGTTGCCAGGTTGAAAACGGTGGTGGTTCAATTCTACCAACCGAAACCGGTTACTTTACGCGTAAAGAGCAAAACGACAACTGGCGTTTGGCTTGTCAGGTGAAAGTAAAAGAAGACATGGAAATTAAGATTCCACAAGAAGTACTTGGTGTTAAAAAGTGGGAATGCGAAGTGGTATCGAACCACAACGTGGCTACTTTCATCAAAGAATTTGTGGTTAAATTACCTGAAGGCGAAAACCTTGATTTCAAATCAGGTGGATATATTCAAATCGATGTTCCTAAAATTGACGTCAACTTTAAGGACATGGATATTGAAGAAGAATACCGCGAAGAGTGGGAAAAATTCGGCATGTTCGACTTGGTTATGAAAAACCCGGAACCAACATTCCGTGCCTATTCCATGGCGAACCACCCTGCCGAGGGTAACATTGTAATGTTGAACATTCGTATTGCAACTCCACCCTGGGACCGTGCAAACAATGGATTTAAGAAAGTAAATCCGGGTATCTGTTCATCATACATCTTTAACCTGAAACCTGGCGACAAAGTAACTGTATCGGGTCCTTACGGAGAATTCTTCCTGAAAGACAACGACAGCGAAATGATGTTTGTTGGTGGTGGTGCAGGTATGGCGCCAATGCGCTCACACTTGTTCCATTTGTTCCATACTTTGAAAGAATCGGAAAAGAAAGTTACTTTCTGGTACGGAGCACGTTCGTGGAAAGAAGTTTTCTACTACGATCAGTTCAGGGATATCGAGAAAAACTTCCCGAATTTTGAGTTCCACCTTGCACTGGACCGTGAAGATCCTGAAGCTGATAAAGCAGGTGTAACCTATAAAACAGGATTTGTTCACCAGGTAATTCACGATAACTACCTGAGTCAGCATGAAGAACCGGAAGAAATCGATTTCTACATGTGTGGACCACCAATGATGAACGACGCCGTTCAGAAAATGCTTTACGATTTAGGTGTTCCGGACGAAAACGTACTGTTCGACGACTTTGGATCGTAA
- a CDS encoding cold shock domain-containing protein: MNKGTVKFFNDAKGFGFIKDAESTKEYFVHVSGCKDEIQENDEVTFDLEEGKKGLNAVNVKLV; the protein is encoded by the coding sequence ATGAATAAAGGAACAGTAAAATTCTTTAACGACGCCAAGGGATTTGGGTTTATTAAAGATGCAGAATCAACAAAAGAGTATTTCGTTCATGTAAGTGGATGTAAAGATGAAATTCAAGAAAATGACGAAGTAACTTTTGACCTTGAAGAAGGAAAAAAAGGTCTGAACGCAGTAAATGTAAAACTAGTATAG
- a CDS encoding helix-turn-helix domain-containing protein → MPEITIWNLILLAEIGFGFILLLFLLKVSTKLNWYLPLAIYVLLVMIDCYIEFLLQTGTIVNTPHLLYVHEPLNILVGPMIYLYARSQEFQNFKLIKTDFLLFTPFLASLLVYLPVYAMSAADKINEFQQFGELESDVENFVWEWIFLVSINVTFFAAALRRFRNYNEKIKTLYSNIKNADLRITQILIRLCIAIYTLELFSVFLTYYELPFNTELYNIYDIVQLFILVLIGYDALSTYKFSATIKQEWQKIHLEDGQNINQPIKYASSMLTSKQSEKLKEKIEAFMDKHEPYLQSQIRIKDLADLTGISSHQISQVINESFNQNFYEFINTYRVKKAISLIEDSKNSSLTYSAIGFEAGFNSKTTFYEAFKKTTGTTPAQYKINNNIPNS, encoded by the coding sequence ATGCCCGAAATTACAATATGGAACCTAATATTGCTTGCCGAAATTGGTTTTGGCTTTATATTGCTCCTTTTCTTACTAAAAGTTAGTACAAAACTTAACTGGTATCTTCCTCTGGCAATTTATGTGCTGTTGGTTATGATCGACTGTTACATCGAGTTTTTATTACAAACAGGGACCATCGTTAACACACCACACCTTTTGTATGTACACGAGCCTTTAAATATTCTTGTAGGGCCAATGATATATTTGTATGCACGAAGCCAGGAATTTCAGAACTTTAAATTAATAAAAACAGACTTTCTGCTTTTTACCCCTTTCTTAGCAAGCTTACTCGTTTACCTGCCAGTATATGCCATGTCGGCCGCTGACAAGATCAACGAATTTCAACAATTTGGCGAACTGGAATCGGATGTTGAAAATTTTGTTTGGGAATGGATCTTTCTGGTTAGCATAAACGTTACTTTTTTTGCAGCTGCATTACGGCGTTTTAGAAATTATAATGAAAAAATAAAAACCTTATATTCAAACATAAAAAACGCAGACTTACGTATAACACAAATTTTAATACGACTTTGTATAGCAATCTACACTTTAGAACTTTTTTCGGTTTTCCTTACCTACTACGAGCTACCATTTAATACCGAACTCTATAACATATACGATATCGTTCAATTATTTATACTGGTACTTATTGGATACGATGCTTTAAGCACTTACAAATTTTCAGCAACCATAAAACAAGAATGGCAAAAAATTCATCTGGAAGACGGGCAAAACATTAACCAGCCTATTAAATATGCAAGTTCTATGCTTACTAGCAAACAGTCAGAAAAACTGAAAGAAAAGATCGAGGCCTTTATGGATAAACATGAACCTTACCTTCAATCGCAAATTCGGATTAAAGACCTGGCTGATTTAACCGGAATTAGCAGCCACCAAATTTCGCAGGTTATTAATGAATCGTTCAATCAGAATTTCTACGAATTTATAAATACTTATCGGGTAAAAAAGGCAATTTCACTTATTGAGGATTCCAAAAATTCGTCACTTACCTATTCTGCAATTGGCTTCGAAGCAGGATTTAATTCGAAAACAACCTTTTACGAAGCTTTTAAAAAGACAACAGGCACCACTCCTGCCCAATACAAGATAAACAACAATATTCCAAACAGTTAG